In Zingiber officinale cultivar Zhangliang chromosome 6A, Zo_v1.1, whole genome shotgun sequence, a single genomic region encodes these proteins:
- the LOC121993885 gene encoding alpha-humulene synthase-like, producing the protein MENEEIVRKTSKYHSSVWGDYFIQHISPTLDTTKESSVKRADELKEQIRKLFQETSDVSELMNLVDSIQLLGLDYHYEKEINVALSLISAADVKNFGLYETSLRFRLLRQYGIYVPADVFNRFTDEEGNFRSTLNEDVKGLLSLYNAAYLRIHGENILDEAISFTKKRLVSLLGKLEQPLVILVSLFLETPLCRRNRRLLTRKYIPIYQVDKSRNDAILELAKLDFNLLQSLHQEELKKISIWWNDLALAKSLTFTRDRVVECYYWILTVYFEPQYSRARSISTMVISCLSLMDDIYDNYSILEESQLLTEAIQRWEPQAVDQVPEYLKDFYLKLLKTFREIENELENDEKYRISFLQDMIKALSRSYFTEAKWGIEKYVPTLEEHFSISLITTGYPVLICASYIGMDLVATKEAFEWVASFPKIIEASSMICRLMDDINPSELEQERDLAASTIECFMKEYGMDEKETYKKLMDMLEDAWKDHNNEYLNSTLVPRLLIERAMNFSRAMEEFYKYTDTYSSSKTMMKDNISMVLVESVPI; encoded by the exons ATGGAGAATGAAGAAATAGTTCGTAAGACATCGAAATATCATTCAAGTGTTTGGGGCGATTATTTCATCCAACATATTTCTCCTACTCTAGATACTACAAAG GAATCAAGTGTGAAAAGGGCGGATGAGCTCAAGGAGCAAATAAGGAAGTTGTTTCAAGAAACCAGTGATGTATCAGAGCTTATGAATTTAGTCGACTCGATTCAGTTGCTCGGATTGGATTATCACTATGAGAAAGAAATAAATGTTGCACTTAGTTTAATCTCTGCAGCAGATGTTAAGAACTTTGGGCTTTATGAAACTTCTCTTCGATTTCGATTACTTAGGCAATATGGAATCTATGTGCCTGCAG ATGTTTTTAACCGGTTCACAGATGAGGAAGGAAACTTCAGATCAACATTGAATGAAGATGTAAAGGGATTATTAAGCTTATACAATGCAGCTTACCTTAGGATACACGGGGAGAATATACTTGATGAAGCCATTTCATTTACAAAGAAGCGACTTGTATCATTGTTGGGCAAACTTGAACAACCTTTAGTGATATTGGTGTCGCTTTTCCTTGAGACACCACTATGTCGAAGAAATAGAAGACTCTTGACAAGAAAATATATACCAATTTATCAAGTGGATAAGAGCCGAAATGATGCAATATTAGAGTTAGCAAAGTTGGACTTCAATCTATTGCAATCTCTTCATCAAGAGGAACTAAAGAAAATTTCAAT ATGGTGGAATGATTTAGCACTTGCTAAGTCTCTTACTTTTACTCGTGATCGAGTGGTGGAATGCTATTACTGGATTCTTACTGTGTATTTTGAGCCTCAATATTCTCGTGCAAGATCGATTTCAACCATGGTCATCTCATGTCTATCACTTATGGATGACATATATGATAATTATAGCATATTGGAAGAGAGCCAATTATTAACTGAGGCAATTCAAAG GTGGGAACCTCAAGCCGTTGATCAAGTACCAGAATACTTAAAGGATTTCTACCTCAAGTTACTGAAGACGTTTAGGGAAATTGAAAATGAACTAGAAAATGATGAAAAATACCGTATATCATTTCTTCAAGATATG aTAAAAGCTTTATCAAGATCTTACTTTACCGAAGCCAAGTGGGGAATTGAAAAATATGTGCCGACACTAGAGGAACATTTCAGTATCTCACTAATCACCACTGGGTATCCTGTGCTTATATGTGCCTCTTACATAGGCATGGATCTAGTGGCAACAAAAGAGGCTTTTGAGTGGGTTGCTAGTTTTCCCAAGATCATTGAAGCTAGTAGTATGATTTGTAGACTCATGGATGATATAAATCCAAGTGAG CTTGAGCAAGAGAGAGACCTTGCAGCTTCCACAATAGAATGTTTTATGAAAGAGTATGGCATGGATGAAAAAGAGACATACAAGAAACTAATGGATATGCTGGAGGATGCATGGAAGGATCATAACAATGAATACCTCAATTCAACACTAGTACCTCGACTTTTAATTGAAAGAGCAATGAACTTTTCAAGAGCAATGGAAGAATTTTATAAATACACCGACACATACAGTAGTTCCAAAACTATGATGAAAGATAATATATCTATGGTGTTGGTTGAATCTGTTCCTATTTAA